From a region of the Streptomyces caniferus genome:
- a CDS encoding LAETG motif-containing sortase-dependent surface protein yields MLSMKRRGAARLAAAVVASGLVAAGAIATAGTAAADDATSTHGGATATLGGLKTFDQAVVHNDGGDQRVGAGLFEMAVDNGGTLQTYCIDIHNPTQQQAKYQEVPWSASSLHNNGDAGKIRWILQNSYPQVNDLAALASKAGAGSLTEKTAAAGTQVAIWRFSDHVKVDAVDPAAEKLADYLEKSAQNLGEPKASLTLDPPAVSGKSGSKLGPVTVHTNADSVTIAPAAGAPAGVKIVGKDGKPVTSAAEGTQLFFDVPKGAADGSTSLTAQAATKVPVGRAFTGIGEHAKSQTQILAGSSESTVSAAATVSWKKQGAIPAITAEKNCAKGGVDVTAANKGDEAFRFQLSGKDYEIAPGKSQTVTVPVAEDQPYNITIKGEGGFKKSFSGVLDCKTAGSGGGKPSSKPSPASVGGSTGGDKGGDLAETGSSNATPMIAGIAVVLVVVGGGAVFFLRKKKTGTA; encoded by the coding sequence ATGCTTTCGATGAAGAGGCGGGGCGCAGCTCGCCTTGCCGCCGCGGTCGTGGCCTCGGGCCTGGTCGCGGCGGGTGCGATAGCCACCGCGGGGACTGCCGCGGCGGATGACGCGACCTCCACGCACGGGGGTGCCACTGCCACGCTCGGCGGTCTGAAGACCTTCGACCAGGCGGTTGTGCACAACGACGGAGGGGACCAGCGCGTAGGCGCCGGCCTCTTCGAGATGGCGGTCGACAACGGCGGCACGCTCCAGACGTACTGCATCGACATCCACAACCCGACGCAGCAGCAGGCCAAGTACCAGGAAGTGCCCTGGAGCGCCTCGTCGCTGCACAACAACGGGGACGCGGGCAAGATCCGCTGGATTCTGCAGAACTCGTACCCGCAGGTGAACGACCTGGCCGCGCTTGCCTCCAAGGCCGGCGCCGGGAGCCTCACCGAGAAGACCGCCGCGGCCGGCACCCAGGTCGCGATCTGGCGCTTCTCCGACCACGTCAAGGTGGACGCGGTCGACCCGGCGGCCGAGAAGCTCGCCGACTACCTCGAGAAGAGCGCGCAGAACCTCGGCGAGCCGAAGGCGTCGCTGACGCTGGACCCGCCGGCCGTCTCCGGCAAGTCCGGCAGCAAGCTCGGCCCGGTCACCGTGCACACCAACGCCGACAGCGTCACGATCGCCCCCGCCGCCGGTGCGCCGGCCGGTGTGAAGATCGTCGGCAAGGACGGCAAGCCGGTCACCAGCGCCGCCGAGGGCACCCAGCTGTTCTTCGACGTGCCGAAGGGCGCCGCCGACGGCAGCACCTCGCTGACCGCGCAGGCCGCCACCAAGGTCCCGGTCGGCCGTGCCTTCACCGGCATCGGTGAGCACGCCAAGAGCCAGACCCAGATCCTGGCCGGCTCCAGCGAGTCCACGGTCTCCGCGGCCGCCACGGTCTCCTGGAAGAAGCAGGGCGCCATCCCGGCGATCACCGCCGAGAAGAACTGCGCCAAGGGCGGCGTGGACGTCACGGCGGCCAACAAGGGCGATGAGGCCTTCCGCTTCCAGCTCTCCGGCAAGGACTACGAGATCGCCCCGGGCAAGTCGCAGACCGTGACCGTCCCGGTGGCCGAGGACCAGCCGTACAACATCACGATCAAGGGTGAGGGCGGCTTCAAGAAGTCCTTCTCCGGGGTCCTGGACTGCAAGACCGCCGGCAGCGGCGGCGGCAAGCCCTCCTCCAAGCCCAGCCCGGCCTCGGTCGGCGGCAGCACGGGCGGCGACAAGGGCGGCGACCTGGCCGAGACCGGTTCCAGCAACGCCACCCCGATGATCGCGGGCATCGCGGTCGTCCTCGTCGTGGTCGGCGGCGGCGCGGTGTTCTTCCTCCGCAAGAAGAAGACCGGCACCGCGTAA
- a CDS encoding globin: MNKIPRGTLEEQTFYEQVGGEETFRRLVHHFYQGVAEDPLLRPMYPEEDLGPAEERLALFLMQYWGGPRTYSDGRGHPRLRMRHAPFTVDRAAHDAWLRHMRDAVDSLDLSEAHATQLWNYLTYAAASMINAAD; the protein is encoded by the coding sequence GTGAACAAGATTCCACGCGGCACGCTCGAGGAGCAGACCTTCTACGAACAGGTCGGTGGCGAGGAGACCTTCCGGCGCCTGGTGCACCACTTCTACCAGGGAGTCGCCGAGGACCCGCTGCTGCGGCCGATGTATCCGGAGGAGGACCTCGGCCCGGCCGAGGAGCGGCTGGCGCTCTTCCTCATGCAGTACTGGGGCGGCCCCCGTACGTACAGCGACGGGCGCGGTCACCCCCGGCTGCGGATGCGGCACGCCCCCTTCACCGTCGACCGGGCCGCCCATGACGCCTGGCTGCGCCACATGCGGGACGCGGTGGACTCCCTCGACCTGTCCGAGGCGCACGCGACGCAGCTGTGGAACTACCTGACGTACGCGGCCGCCTCGATGATCAACGCCGCCGACTGA
- a CDS encoding vWA domain-containing protein: MANFTKSRVPRFSAEVYQNPYLPEGGREVHAIVTVTATGGGTTGGRPVFSAGTGGPDAGVVIMVDCSGSMDRPAAKMRGAREATAAAIDTLRDGVGFAVVAGTHRAAEIFPGGGRLAVAGAATRARAKEALRRLSAGGGTAIGTWLRLTGRLLSSAEAGFRHALLLTDGRNEHESPEDLRAALDACCGVFTCDARGVGTDWEVKEVTGIASALLGTADIVADPAGLAADFTRLTEKAMGKEIADVALRLWTPLGAETVFVRQVAPTVEDLTGRRRDSGPRSGDYPTGSWGDESRDYHLCLRVPAAAVGQEMLAGRVSLITSAPDALPSSVGPPRPLSQGLVRAVWTDDVAASTSIDPQVAHYTGQAELSHVIQQGLDARKSGDIDCALAKLGRAVQLAGASGNDGTAKLLAKVVDVVDAATGTVRLKAKVAEADEMTLETRSTKTVRVKK, from the coding sequence ATGGCCAACTTCACCAAGTCCCGTGTGCCGCGTTTCTCCGCCGAGGTGTACCAGAACCCCTACCTGCCCGAGGGCGGGCGCGAGGTGCACGCCATCGTCACGGTCACCGCGACCGGGGGCGGCACGACCGGGGGCCGTCCGGTCTTCTCGGCGGGCACCGGAGGGCCGGACGCCGGCGTGGTGATCATGGTGGACTGCTCCGGGTCGATGGACCGTCCGGCGGCGAAGATGCGGGGCGCCCGCGAGGCGACGGCCGCCGCCATCGACACCCTGCGTGACGGTGTCGGCTTCGCGGTGGTGGCCGGAACCCATCGGGCCGCCGAGATCTTCCCCGGCGGCGGCCGGCTGGCCGTGGCCGGTGCGGCCACCCGCGCGCGGGCCAAGGAGGCGCTGCGGAGGCTGAGCGCGGGCGGCGGCACCGCCATCGGGACCTGGCTGCGGCTGACCGGCCGGCTGCTCTCGTCCGCCGAGGCCGGCTTCCGGCATGCCCTCCTGCTCACCGACGGCCGCAACGAGCACGAGTCGCCCGAGGATCTGCGTGCCGCCCTGGACGCCTGCTGCGGCGTGTTCACCTGCGACGCCCGCGGTGTCGGCACGGACTGGGAGGTCAAGGAGGTCACCGGCATCGCCTCGGCGCTGCTCGGCACGGCCGATATCGTCGCCGATCCGGCCGGCCTCGCCGCCGATTTCACCCGGCTGACGGAGAAGGCGATGGGCAAGGAGATCGCCGATGTCGCCCTGCGGCTGTGGACCCCGCTGGGCGCCGAGACCGTCTTCGTCAGGCAAGTGGCGCCCACCGTGGAGGACTTGACCGGCCGGCGCAGGGACTCCGGTCCGCGGTCGGGCGACTATCCGACCGGCTCCTGGGGCGACGAGTCCCGCGACTACCACCTCTGCCTGCGGGTCCCGGCCGCCGCCGTCGGCCAGGAAATGCTCGCCGGCCGGGTCTCGTTGATCACCTCCGCGCCGGACGCCCTCCCCTCGTCCGTCGGCCCGCCGCGCCCCCTGTCACAGGGGCTCGTACGGGCCGTGTGGACGGACGATGTGGCCGCTTCCACATCGATCGATCCGCAGGTCGCGCACTACACAGGACAGGCGGAACTGTCCCATGTCATCCAACAGGGACTTGATGCCCGTAAGTCCGGCGATATCGACTGCGCCCTCGCAAAACTGGGCCGCGCGGTACAGCTGGCCGGCGCCTCGGGGAACGACGGGACTGCGAAACTGCTTGCGAAGGTGGTGGACGTCGTCGATGCGGCGACCGGTACTGTGCGACTGAAGGCGAAGGTCGCCGAAGCGGACGAGATGACTCTCGAGACGCGCTCGACGAAAACCGTTCGCGTGAAGAAATAG
- a CDS encoding single-stranded DNA-binding protein, which translates to MVTLVGNAATAVEHRQTTAGVTVARFRLAASSRRWDRAQERWTDGGTSFYTVRSWRALADNVAASVAVGEPLVVQGRLRLREGEQPPERGGQRWFSAEVDAVAIGHDLARGTSAFRRVARPARREADQAGHGPSPLPPPPGPRSSPVPRPAAAEQQPAVLERPGTLERPVALEEQPDASGPPSGTWEQQGAGEGLVPVGKPARSSVEPPAPGETPTPPNAPAPTTLNAPVQADVQPPPKGPPPAKEAAQAQRQAPAKEPAPAKEPAPAKRPAPAKEPAPAKRPAPAGKQPPAGRPAPVKKRSTAAISPSAEVPDAAVPAAPVGPQSPQKAAVP; encoded by the coding sequence ATGGTGACGCTGGTGGGGAACGCCGCGACAGCGGTGGAGCACCGGCAGACGACAGCGGGTGTGACGGTGGCCAGGTTCCGGCTGGCGGCGAGCTCCCGTCGGTGGGACAGAGCGCAGGAGCGCTGGACCGACGGGGGGACGAGTTTCTACACGGTCCGGTCGTGGCGCGCGCTCGCCGACAATGTCGCGGCGTCGGTGGCGGTGGGGGAACCACTGGTCGTCCAGGGGCGCTTGCGGCTGAGGGAAGGGGAACAGCCCCCGGAACGGGGCGGGCAGCGCTGGTTCTCGGCGGAGGTCGACGCCGTGGCGATCGGCCACGATCTCGCGCGCGGCACCTCCGCGTTCCGGAGAGTCGCCCGGCCGGCCCGCAGGGAAGCGGACCAAGCGGGCCACGGGCCCTCCCCGTTGCCGCCGCCTCCCGGACCTCGCTCCTCGCCGGTGCCCCGGCCGGCGGCTGCGGAACAACAGCCGGCGGTTCTGGAACGACCGGGGACTCTGGAACGACCGGTGGCTCTGGAAGAACAGCCGGACGCTTCGGGCCCACCATCGGGGACGTGGGAACAACAAGGGGCCGGGGAGGGGCTGGTGCCTGTGGGCAAGCCAGCGCGGAGCAGTGTCGAGCCCCCGGCACCCGGAGAGACGCCGACACCTCCGAACGCACCGGCACCGACAACCCTGAACGCACCGGTACAGGCGGATGTACAGCCTCCGCCCAAGGGACCGCCTCCCGCCAAGGAAGCGGCCCAGGCCCAGAGACAGGCCCCCGCCAAGGAGCCGGCCCCCGCCAAGGAGCCGGCCCCCGCCAAGAGACCAGCCCCCGCCAAGGAGCCGGCCCCCGCCAAGAGACCAGCACCCGCCGGGAAACAGCCTCCTGCCGGCAGGCCCGCGCCCGTCAAGAAGCGGTCCACCGCCGCGATTTCGCCATCTGCTGAGGTGCCGGACGCTGCCGTTCCGGCGGCTCCAGTCGGGCCCCAATCACCCCAAAAGGCCGCTGTGCCCTGA
- the ettA gene encoding energy-dependent translational throttle protein EttA — MAEYIYTMRKARKAHGDKVILDDVTLSFLPGAKIGVVGPNGAGKSTVLKIMAGLEQPSNGDAFLSPGYTVGMLLQEPPLDESKTVLQNVQDGAAETMGKLHRFNEVAELMATDYSDALMEEMGKLQEDLDHANAWDLDTQLEQAMDALGCPPGDWPVTNLSGGERRRVALCKLLLEAPDLLLLDEPTNHLDAESVQWLEQHLAKYPGTVVAVTHDRYFLDHVAQWICEVDRGRLHGYEGNYSKYLETKQTRLKVEGQKDAKRAKRLKEELEWVRSNAKGRQAKSKSRLARYEEMAAEADKMRKLDFEEIQIPPGPRLGNVVVEVDKLNKAFGEKVLIDNLSFTLPRNGIVGVIGPNGAGKTTLFKMLQGLETPDSGDIKVGETVKISYVDQSRENIDPKKTLWAVVSDELDYINVGQVEMPSRAYVSAFGFKGPDQQKPAGVLSGGERNRLNLALTLKQGGNLLLLDEPTNDLDVETLSSLENALLEFPGCAVVVSHDRWFLDRVATHILAYEGESKWFWFEGNFESYEKNKIERLGADAARPHRATYKKLTRG; from the coding sequence TTGGCTGAGTACATCTACACGATGCGCAAGGCGCGCAAGGCGCACGGCGACAAGGTCATCCTCGATGACGTGACGCTGAGCTTCCTGCCCGGCGCAAAGATCGGTGTCGTGGGTCCCAACGGCGCCGGTAAGTCCACGGTGCTGAAGATCATGGCCGGTCTGGAGCAGCCGTCGAACGGTGACGCGTTCCTCTCCCCGGGCTACACCGTCGGCATGCTCCTCCAGGAGCCGCCGCTGGACGAGTCCAAGACCGTGCTGCAGAACGTGCAGGACGGCGCCGCCGAGACCATGGGCAAGCTCCACCGCTTCAACGAGGTCGCCGAGCTCATGGCGACCGACTACTCCGACGCGCTGATGGAGGAGATGGGCAAGCTCCAGGAGGACCTCGACCACGCCAACGCGTGGGACCTGGACACCCAGCTGGAGCAGGCCATGGACGCGCTGGGCTGCCCGCCCGGCGACTGGCCGGTCACCAACCTCTCCGGTGGTGAGCGCCGCCGCGTCGCGCTGTGCAAGCTGCTGCTGGAGGCCCCCGACCTGCTGCTCCTCGACGAGCCCACCAACCACCTGGACGCCGAGTCCGTGCAGTGGCTGGAGCAGCACCTCGCGAAGTACCCCGGCACCGTCGTCGCCGTCACCCACGACCGGTACTTCCTCGACCACGTCGCCCAGTGGATCTGCGAGGTCGACCGCGGCCGCCTGCACGGTTACGAGGGCAACTACTCCAAGTACCTGGAGACCAAGCAGACCCGTCTCAAGGTCGAGGGGCAGAAGGACGCCAAGCGTGCCAAGCGCCTCAAGGAAGAGCTGGAGTGGGTGCGCTCCAACGCCAAGGGGCGGCAGGCCAAGTCCAAGTCGCGACTGGCCCGTTACGAGGAAATGGCCGCCGAGGCCGACAAGATGCGGAAGCTGGACTTCGAGGAGATCCAGATCCCGCCGGGCCCGCGTCTGGGCAATGTCGTCGTCGAGGTCGACAAGCTCAACAAGGCCTTCGGCGAGAAGGTCCTGATCGACAACCTGAGCTTCACGCTGCCGCGCAACGGCATCGTCGGCGTCATCGGCCCGAACGGCGCCGGCAAGACCACGCTGTTCAAGATGCTGCAGGGCCTGGAGACCCCGGACTCCGGCGACATCAAGGTCGGCGAGACCGTCAAGATCTCCTACGTCGACCAGAGCCGCGAGAACATCGACCCCAAGAAGACCCTGTGGGCCGTGGTCTCCGACGAGCTCGACTACATCAACGTCGGCCAGGTCGAGATGCCCTCGCGCGCCTACGTCTCCGCGTTCGGCTTCAAGGGCCCGGACCAGCAGAAGCCCGCCGGGGTGCTCTCCGGCGGTGAGCGCAACCGCCTCAACCTGGCGCTCACCCTCAAGCAGGGCGGCAACCTGCTGCTCCTCGACGAGCCGACCAACGACCTCGACGTGGAGACCCTCTCCTCGCTGGAGAACGCGCTCCTGGAGTTCCCGGGCTGCGCCGTGGTCGTCTCCCACGACCGCTGGTTCCTCGACCGCGTCGCCACGCACATCCTGGCGTACGAGGGCGAGTCCAAGTGGTTCTGGTTCGAGGGCAACTTCGAGTCGTACGAGAAGAACAAGATCGAGCGTCTCGGTGCGGACGCCGCCCGTCCGCACCGCGCCACGTACAAGAAGCTCACCCGGGGCTGA
- a CDS encoding FHA domain-containing protein — protein MPTCPSGHQSVAEDWCEVCGQRMAGAVPPPPSLPAGFLNTPPSQPTGQPGPPPGQPGPPPGGPGFGGPGPAAPDSQGGQGGQGGYGFPPPAPGPQGGPGPQGGQDGYGFPPPAPGPQGGPGPQGGQDGYGFPPPAPGPQGGPGPQDGYGFPPPAPGPQGGPAPSGQPETCPQCGTPREAMAPFCEGCRYNFLTNSPTSYAPPPAQQPGPQGGQGGYGFPPPAPGPQGGQDGYGFPPPQQPQPPQQHGMPPGQPGLGGFPDQSAPGGFPGHPGPPPGMPGPGPSGQPGPPPQQGGDDWTLNPPSAQAGPPPMAPAPPGPGPQAPYEQQQPAPFPPQQPAPFEQQQPPQAPFEQQQPGPYGQQQMPPQQPGPDQQWNGGPGQGPAAPPQGPPPVVGDGWVVAIAPDREYFMAMMGRSGPEAAGLNLPSYSPEQVLPLANGQIAVGRRRNSTGEAPDIDLGSSPEDPGVSHQHALLVQQQDGSWAVVDQNSTNGTTVNLAEDPIQPYVPVPLHEGDRVHVGAWTTLTVRRG, from the coding sequence ATGCCGACCTGCCCGAGCGGCCACCAGTCGGTGGCCGAAGACTGGTGCGAGGTGTGCGGCCAGCGGATGGCGGGCGCTGTCCCCCCGCCGCCCTCCCTGCCTGCAGGTTTCCTGAACACACCGCCCAGCCAGCCGACCGGTCAGCCCGGTCCGCCGCCCGGACAGCCCGGCCCGCCGCCCGGCGGCCCCGGCTTCGGCGGCCCCGGCCCCGCGGCCCCGGACAGCCAGGGCGGTCAGGGCGGTCAGGGCGGTTACGGCTTCCCCCCGCCCGCACCCGGCCCACAGGGCGGCCCCGGCCCCCAGGGTGGCCAGGACGGCTACGGCTTCCCCCCGCCCGCACCCGGCCCACAGGGCGGCCCCGGCCCCCAGGGTGGCCAGGACGGCTACGGCTTCCCCCCGCCCGCACCCGGCCCGCAGGGCGGCCCCGGCCCCCAGGACGGCTACGGCTTCCCGCCGCCCGCACCGGGCCCCCAGGGCGGTCCCGCTCCGTCCGGGCAGCCCGAGACGTGCCCGCAGTGCGGTACGCCGCGTGAGGCGATGGCCCCCTTCTGTGAGGGGTGCCGCTACAACTTCCTGACCAACTCCCCGACGTCCTACGCCCCGCCGCCCGCCCAGCAGCCGGGCCCGCAGGGCGGTCAGGGCGGTTACGGCTTCCCGCCGCCCGCACCCGGCCCGCAGGGCGGCCAGGACGGCTACGGCTTCCCGCCGCCGCAGCAGCCCCAGCCCCCGCAGCAGCACGGCATGCCCCCCGGCCAGCCCGGCCTCGGCGGCTTCCCCGACCAGTCCGCACCCGGCGGCTTCCCGGGCCACCCCGGCCCGCCCCCCGGCATGCCCGGCCCCGGCCCGTCCGGTCAGCCCGGCCCGCCGCCGCAGCAGGGCGGCGACGACTGGACGCTGAATCCGCCGAGCGCCCAGGCCGGCCCCCCGCCGATGGCGCCCGCGCCGCCCGGACCGGGCCCGCAGGCCCCGTACGAGCAGCAGCAGCCCGCGCCGTTCCCGCCGCAGCAGCCGGCGCCGTTCGAGCAGCAGCAGCCGCCCCAGGCCCCGTTCGAGCAGCAGCAGCCCGGCCCGTACGGGCAGCAGCAGATGCCGCCGCAGCAGCCCGGACCGGACCAGCAGTGGAACGGCGGTCCCGGCCAGGGCCCCGCTGCGCCGCCGCAGGGTCCGCCGCCGGTCGTCGGCGACGGCTGGGTGGTGGCGATCGCGCCGGACCGCGAGTACTTCATGGCGATGATGGGCCGCAGCGGCCCGGAGGCGGCGGGGCTCAACCTGCCCTCGTACTCCCCCGAGCAGGTGCTCCCGCTCGCCAACGGCCAGATCGCCGTCGGCCGCCGCCGGAACAGCACCGGCGAGGCCCCGGACATCGATCTGGGCAGTTCCCCGGAGGACCCGGGCGTCTCGCACCAGCACGCGCTGCTGGTGCAGCAGCAGGACGGCAGTTGGGCCGTGGTGGACCAGAACTCCACCAACGGCACGACGGTCAACCTCGCCGAGGACCCCATCCAGCCCTATGTGCCGGTGCCGCTCCATGAGGGCGACCGGGTGCATGTCGGTGCCTGGACGACGCTGACCGTCCGCCGCGGCTGA
- a CDS encoding acyl-CoA thioesterase produces MRHLYSCPLRWSDMDAFGHVNNAVFVRYLEEARIDFMRRLAPGDGSPSFTGGSVVARHEIDYVRPLVHRPTPVTVELWVTKVSAASMTVGYEVKDEDTLYLRASTVVVPYNFTEERPRRLTAEEKAILKEYLDDASHQERAVAV; encoded by the coding sequence GTGCGACACCTCTACTCCTGCCCCCTGCGCTGGTCGGACATGGACGCGTTCGGCCATGTCAACAACGCGGTGTTCGTCCGCTACCTCGAAGAGGCGCGGATCGACTTCATGCGCCGGCTGGCGCCGGGGGACGGCAGCCCGTCGTTCACGGGCGGCTCGGTCGTCGCCCGGCACGAGATCGACTATGTGCGGCCGCTGGTCCACCGGCCCACCCCGGTGACCGTCGAGTTGTGGGTGACGAAGGTCAGCGCCGCGTCGATGACGGTCGGCTACGAGGTCAAGGACGAGGACACCCTCTACCTGCGGGCCTCGACCGTCGTCGTGCCGTACAACTTCACCGAGGAGCGCCCCCGCCGCCTCACCGCGGAGGAGAAGGCGATCCTCAAGGAGTACCTGGACGACGCGTCGCATCAGGAGAGGGCCGTCGCGGTATGA